The DNA region GTTGAAGTAGGCGAAGGCGTGACACGTTTTCAGGCAGGGGATCGTGTTGTGGTAGAACCAATCTATGCTTGCGGTCATTGTGAAGCTTGCAAACAGGGGAAATATAATCTCTGCAATCAGATGGGATTCTTGGGTCTGGCAGGCGGAGGCGGAGGTTTCTCCGAGTATGTAACGGCTGAGGAATATATGGTGCACGCCATTCCTGACTCCATCTCATATGAGCAAGGGGCGCTGGTTGAGCCTTCCGCTGTGGCTCTACATGCAGTGCGCCAAAGTAAACTGAAAGTCGGCGACACTGCGGCTGTTTTTGGAGCAGGCCCGATTGGGCTGTTGGTTATTGAAGCGCTGAAAGCTTCTGGCGCATCGGATATATATGTCGTTGAACTCTCCGAGGAGCGTAAAGCCAAAGCGAAAGAACTTGGCGCTATTGTTATTGACCCAACACAATACAATGTGGTGGAAGAAATTCATGAGCGTACCCAAGGCGGTGTGAATGTAGCTTATGAAGTCACAGGTGTTCCACGGGTGCTTCAGCAAGCCATTGATTCAACACGTATTGGCGGTGAATTGATGATCGTTAGTATTTTTGAACAGGAAGCACCGATTTTGCCAAACTCCATTGTCATGAAGGAGCGTACAGTCAATGGCATTATCGGATACCGTGACGTATTCCCGGCTGTTATTAGCCTGATGGCTAAAGGTTTCTTCCCGGCAGACAAGCTGGTAACCAAACGAATCAGCTTGGACGAAGTGGTAGAACACGGGTTTGAAGCATTGCTGAAAGAAAAAAACCAGGTTAAAATTCTGGTGAAGGCAGAGTAAGTATCAGAGAAAATAGTAAAGAATATCATATATTTAAGTACAGGTGAACGTCAGCGAATGGCATGAGGAAAATCAACCGGAGCCAATGATTCGTTTTGGTAGGCATTCACTATAAAATATGACAAATAGACAACGCATCTTCGGATGAGGTTGTCTATTTTTTTTGCACAGTCCGGGCAGAATTTGTTGCAAGTAGGTTTCGTTTTACATAATATAAATAGATACAATTTGTATCATTTTAATTTTGGTGTAAAAGTGTTATCTCACAACATAAAGGAGGAAGCGGACATGCAGAGGAATACAAAATGGGCGGCTGTGATTTTGACGATCGTTGCTGGCGTGGGGTGGCTGTTGATGGGGAACTCGAAACCCAGGAACAATGTTTCAACAGATCATCAACCGACTGCGGAACGGGCACTTGCCAAGGTGTCCAATGCGCCTATAACATCCGCTGATGTGACGAACAAGATCGAATTGCTCGGAAGACCTTTTAAGAAAGCGCCATATGCCAATAATGTTTGGGACTTGCAGCTGTATAGAGACAAAATATACATGGGGCATGGGAACAGCAGCAATATGGGCGTTTCATCCAATGCCGGCCCCATTCCTGTAATTTATTACGACACGGCCGATTCCAAATTTATCACCCAATCTGTTACCAATAACAACCCAAGCTTCGTTCCGTCCACCAAAATGTTTGTGGATGAGGAACAGATTGACATCTACAAGGTATTGAACGATAAGCTTTACATCCCTGGAAATGATTCCGATGGCGAACAGTGGGATATGGGAAACTTCTACCGGTTGGATGGGGATGTTTGGACCAAGTATCGCAATCTTCCGCTGGGTGTACACGTATACGATCTGGCGTCCTATCAGGGCAAGCTGTTTGCAGCGCTGGGGACCGAGAAGAAACCCACAGTGCTCATTTCTCATGATCAGGGCGAAAGCTGGCAAACATTTGCGACGATTAACACGTTTGGCTTCCGGGCGTATACGCTGTTTGAGATCAAGGGCAAATTATATGCATCAGGCATGATGTATCCAGCCAATAAAATCTGGGGCGACAAGACCAATGTATTAGAGATTAATGAGAGGCTT from Paenibacillus sp. JNUCC-31 includes:
- a CDS encoding 2,3-butanediol dehydrogenase, which produces MKALRWHGVKDLRLENIDEPRPQQGKVKIKVEWCGICGSDLHEYTAGPIFIPAQAPHPLTGEKAPVVMGHEFSGQVVEVGEGVTRFQAGDRVVVEPIYACGHCEACKQGKYNLCNQMGFLGLAGGGGGFSEYVTAEEYMVHAIPDSISYEQGALVEPSAVALHAVRQSKLKVGDTAAVFGAGPIGLLVIEALKASGASDIYVVELSEERKAKAKELGAIVIDPTQYNVVEEIHERTQGGVNVAYEVTGVPRVLQQAIDSTRIGGELMIVSIFEQEAPILPNSIVMKERTVNGIIGYRDVFPAVISLMAKGFFPADKLVTKRISLDEVVEHGFEALLKEKNQVKILVKAE